Genomic DNA from Salvia miltiorrhiza cultivar Shanhuang (shh) chromosome 1, IMPLAD_Smil_shh, whole genome shotgun sequence:
GAGCATTCAAGTTATTGCTCTAAAGGCTCAATCCTCACTATATGAGTGGTTTTCAACAAAATTGCTCAATTTGCACATTCGTCATCCTCAAACACATATGGGTTTCAACACATTTTTGTATCATCCAAGAAAACAACCATACAATCCATATCAATATGCTCATCCTAACAAATCGAAATGCTCGCATGAAAAGTTGCCATAGACAGACTCAAAAGGAAGACCAAAACAAAACATGCACACAGACTCAAGACAAAAGACATAaaaactcccccacacttaaacaaCACAATGTCCTCATTGTGTGGGGAAATACTAAGAACAAAGacacaaaacaaagaaagcataaaagacaagaaaaagaaaaataaaataaaataaaataaaataaaataaaaacgaaagtAAACTAACAAAAACTTCCCTGAAACTGGATCAATCATCAGGTGGTTTCAATTTCCGCTTTGGCAGTTTCACAATTGAAGGCACAATCTGTCCAGTGCTggtcggtatgggcataccgcgTGACAGATGCTGAGTGAGAACGTCATTGGTGGGGTTCAGCTGCACTTTACACCCTTGAATTTCATCATAATATTCTGGTGGTTCTTTATTCATCGTGAATATTTCCAGAATCTCATTTTCCTCATTTCCATTCTTATGTTGAGCCAACCTGAAAGGAAAAGTGAGAGAAATTAATGCTTTAGAATTATAAATTTCAGATTCAACACTTACCTCGGAAGAAGAGAGATTTTCATATTGTTGTGCCTCTTCGACAACTTCATCATTCTGAGCACTTTCTTGCTCTTCCTTCTCCTTTTCATCTTCCATGGGCTTTGGATCAAAGAAATCTTCCTCACTCATTAAATGCATAGCATAAACATGCTCCTTGGAATGTACTTCTTCTTGAGATGGAAGTTTTCCACGATTTACTTGCAACTTGTTCACTTGAGTGGTGAGCAGAGTGATCTGTGTGCCCATACTACCCAACGCAGCTTGCGTCTCTTGCTGGAAAGCTTGCTGACTTTGCACCAAATTGTTAACAATCTGGCTGCTCTGTGCCAGACTCTGAAGAATATCGCTCATACTGGGCTCAGGGCggtcggtatgggcataccgccCAGCCTGCGGCTGTGCGCTGGTGAAAAATTCAGGCGAATGATTCCAGCTGAAATTTGGATGATTATCCTTCTGAATTTGAGCTCCAACCAGGCCTCTAACTAAGGAAGTTAGAGCATCGAGTTTCTCATTCACACATACATCTTCTGCTATGTTGATCGGCCTGTACCTATCATCATCCCCATCCTCATATTGTTGACCATTGGTGACCATATCAAAAATCAATTGTTTTGCTTCATCTAAGGTCTTGTTGGTCAAACTTCCTCCACAAGCAGCATCAACAATCCTCCTGtcaaaagaagacataccacgataaaaataattaatgagcaACTGATAAtcagaaaatccgtggttaggaCATCTATGACATAATtgttgaaatctctcccaataaTCAGACAAACACTCGTGTTGCCTCTGCTTGATGCTACTAATAGCTATTCTTAGATTTGCAGCCTTTGATTCTGGAAAGAATTTACGCAAGAACTGCTCCTCTAAATCGTTCCAAGTTCTGATTGAGCCAGGTGATAGATCTAACAACCAATCTCGAGCTCTACTCTGCAATGTATGAGGAAAAGTTAGTAATTTTAAATGATCTTCAGGAAAACCTTGAGGGCGTAAAGTAGTGCAAACTAAATCAAATTCAGCaagatgtttatgtgcactctctCCAAGCGAGTTGCTGAATTTTGGAAGAACTTGAATAAAGTCAGGCTTGATTTCAGCATTTTGCTTAATCGTGGGCAACACAATGCATAGCGGATGATTTCTCTTGTGGCGGCCCAACTCTCTTATCAACGGTGGTGGTGGCAGAATGTCATCACGGTCATCATCCCCATCTTCAGACATCTCAATTTCAGCTATAGATCAAactcaaacaaaaataaaaaaataaaaaaaaacaaatcgaaATAATAGGAAAATTACTACTTAAAAAccgatccccggcaacggcgccaaaatttggtgcgtcgttttacaccaaaaatatccggcagtcagccggtatgcccacactgcgcagacagcagcaagcaaaatcgtctcccaagggatcggcgagaattctcctaaaatcCAACCTGTAAAGAAACTCCAAAAACGAGATTTATGGGGAAAATATtgagaaaatactaaaatagaaataaataaataaaacccaaaAGAATTGCAAAGGTTCTaatcctaaataaataaatagaaaattctaacaattaataaagaattccagcaatcaattaagtccaccctagcttaattattccgatcattgatgcaaatataactttaatttatgcaagcaaaccagttataaccaccgaagacgcttctgacgtgatcttatttctccttaattatttggtaaccaggaagacgcttcactaattactaccctaatcgactgacaaccgtaagagacgctctataggtttaatgagccgacagcattaattactagagaaacccgattcaaaatcaataaactctgacgcaggattattgaattaagattgcttttcccttgaccctgatgtgtcaatttaccactaatcaaacctaaaccacaattacggatggccggttcaattggttgtataattaattctaacccactaaatattgcgcactacttaatggattaaaacaattaataacgATAAACACAGAGAATCacagatacaagcataaaaataaagtataagaacaaattagatctcacagaataatcttgctagtgcttccctaatcgatGCTGGAATAAACGAATTAGCTAGAAcgcataaacaaataaataaagaaaattaagaaataaattgcGAAGAACAgatgaagaaaagaaaactTGAATTAAATTGCTCCAAAATCACGTCCCAGCTGCTCTCCAGAATGGGTGGCGTCTATATGTGATGTCTCTCTAAGCGTGTATcatcacaaatatatatatatctatggaAATAACAAACCTAATCTAATAAAGTAATATAAAAAATGGCCCATGGGCCTAACTAAAGATATAAGGCAAAATGCAGCCCTTTTAAAAGTCAAAGCCCACTAAAAGAAAGTAAAAGAGATATCAGTCGCCCAACTCTCGCCAATTCAGCCTTAATTTCGAACATCACAGACAGTATGGGCACACCGCACAGCAAACGCGCACAGATTCAAACTCTTCAAAATTCGATCCTCTTATCCAAAACCTATCAAAACCATGAAGAATATTTATTAGTTTCACAATTAAgtccaaaagataataataagcaGGAACTAGGCATTTAAAATTCACCAAAAACACTCAAAATATGCGTATAAAATATGCCCAAtcatagtgccataagtgccaacggaaatccaaaataaaactaagtacaatggtccttttggcacttatggcactaagagtgtcataagtgccaaggaaaatccaaaataaaactaagtaaaatcttggcacttatggcactatttgtgccataagtgccaaagaaaatccaaaataaaacaaagtaaaatggtctttttagcacttatggcactaatagtgccataagtgccaacggaaatccaaaataaaatcaagtaaaatggtcatcttggcacttatggcactattagtgccataagtgccaaatgTGCAgaacaaatacagaaacaacaacaatagaATCAATAAATCATGATGTGAAGAAGCAcatgaaacaaacaaaaaaaccctaaatatatcatctaaaccctaaatggataatctaaaccctaaatggaacatctaaatcctacggggaagtgtttaaaaaatggcccatttggcacttatggcactattagtgccataagtgccatacgcgcagcacaaatacagaaataacaataataaaatgaagaaatcacgatgtgaagaagatgaagcacatgaaacaaacaaacaaacaaaatatcGCACCAAAACTCATCGGATGACTATAAATTCGTTGAAAgcggcaagagagagagagagaggggacgaGAATCGTCGGATCGGGGGTGGGGGTGGGAGTGGGGCAGGCAGtagggagtaaaaaaaaaaatttggcatGGGGGTGGGTGGTCGGGGGAAGGGGGGTGGAtgggtggggttgggggtctggggggtagacaggcagggggattaaaaaaaaaaaaaatttggcttgggggtgggggtggggggggtggggggtggggtggggtcgGGGTCCGAGGGGTAGATAGGGCaaggggagtaaaaaaaaatttttttttttggcttgggggtgggtggatggggggtgggtggggtcgggggtctgggggtagacagggcaggggagtaaattttttttttctttttggcttgggggtgggtggtcggggggtggggtgggtggtgggggtggggtcgggggtttGAGGGTAGACAGGGcatgggagtaaaaaaaaaaaaaaatttttgacTTGGGGGTTTTGTCGGGACCCTCCCACCAGAAACCGAGAATCTTTGACTCCAGcttttaaaccctaaaaaaacGTGAAGAAGGCAAAATATAATAATACTACATCCCGTAGTGGAATTCTTTTTTGGAATTGGATATAATTATAAGATGAAGAAGAGATGCAACAGAGCTACACCAACACGCAACAGAACTTAGTGTGTTTTGCTCGATTTCAACtttaagagtttttttttttttgctcgaATTCAACTTTAGAGTTTATAAAATGTTGTTGTATGTTCAGTTTTGTtaaaaaatgacgtcgttttagGAACACTTGATTTACCACGCTAATAATTTTATTCCTGCAAAAATGCTACTATTTGATTTAGTTTCATTATGCAATTGGCTTGACTTGAATTAGTCTTAGTCGCTTTT
This window encodes:
- the LOC131006183 gene encoding uncharacterized protein LOC131006183, yielding MSEDGDDDRDDILPPPPLIRELGRHKRNHPLCIVLPTIKQNAEIKPDFIQVLPKFSNSLGESAHKHLAEFDLVCTTLRPQGFPEDHLKLLTFPHTLQSRARDWLLDLSPGSIRTWNDLEEQFLRKFFPESKAANLRIAISSIKQRQHECLSDYWERFQQLCHRCPNHGFSDYQLLINYFYRGMSSFDRRIVDAACGGSLTNKTLDEAKQLIFDMVTNGQQYEDGDDDRYRPINIAEDVCVNEKLDALTSLVRGLVGAQIQKDNHPNFSWNHSPEFFTSAQPQAGRYAHTDRPEPSMSDILQSLAQSSQIVNNLVQSQQAFQQETQAALGSMGTQITLLTTQVNKLQVNRGKLPSQEEVHSKEHVYAMHLMSEEDFFDPKPMEDEKEKEEQESAQNDEVVEEAQQYENLSSSEVGST